Proteins from a genomic interval of Oceanimonas doudoroffii:
- a CDS encoding glutathionylspermidine synthase family protein, whose protein sequence is MLRVGHRERPHWRTQAEQLGFGFHTMYGEPYWDETAYYQFTLAQIERDLEDPTAELHQMCLEVVDRVVRDERLLRRCGLPAARWQDIADSWHRRDPSLYSRLDLAYDGRGPAKLYENNADTPTSLFETAFWQWLWLEDNVDAGWLRRDADQFNLLQERLVRRFARLAKDHPGQRLHFSCCKDTDEDRGTVQYLEDCAREAGLDTAFVFVEDIGLGQGGWLTDSQNNTIDWLFKLYPWEFMFEEQYAEHLTPSRVNWLEPMWKSVLSNKALLPLLWQQFPGHPNLLPAYFGDDPARSQLHEYVQKPLFSREGANIRIVRHGEVVAEVDGPYGEEGMIIQAWHPLPVFGGRHALVGSWLVDDAPAGIAMREDTSPITQDLSRYLPHIILG, encoded by the coding sequence ATGCTGCGGGTCGGTCACCGGGAACGCCCCCACTGGCGCACCCAGGCGGAACAACTGGGCTTTGGCTTTCACACCATGTATGGCGAGCCCTACTGGGACGAGACCGCCTATTACCAGTTCACCCTGGCCCAGATAGAGCGGGACCTGGAAGACCCCACCGCAGAGCTGCATCAGATGTGCCTGGAGGTGGTGGACCGGGTGGTGCGCGACGAACGATTGCTGCGCCGCTGCGGCCTGCCGGCGGCCCGCTGGCAGGACATCGCCGATTCCTGGCACAGGCGCGATCCCAGCCTCTATTCCCGGCTGGATCTGGCCTACGACGGCCGCGGCCCGGCCAAGCTGTATGAAAACAACGCCGACACTCCCACCAGCCTGTTTGAGACCGCCTTCTGGCAGTGGCTGTGGCTGGAAGACAACGTCGATGCGGGCTGGCTCAGGCGGGACGCGGATCAGTTCAACCTGCTGCAGGAGCGGCTGGTGCGTCGCTTTGCCCGACTGGCTAAAGACCATCCCGGCCAGCGGCTGCATTTCTCCTGCTGCAAGGACACGGATGAGGACAGGGGCACGGTGCAGTATCTGGAAGACTGCGCCCGGGAAGCCGGGCTCGACACCGCCTTTGTGTTTGTGGAAGACATCGGCCTGGGGCAAGGCGGCTGGCTGACCGACAGCCAGAACAACACCATCGACTGGCTGTTCAAACTCTACCCCTGGGAGTTCATGTTTGAAGAGCAATACGCCGAACACCTCACCCCCAGCCGGGTCAACTGGCTGGAGCCCATGTGGAAGTCGGTGCTGTCCAACAAGGCCTTGCTGCCGCTGCTGTGGCAGCAGTTTCCCGGCCACCCCAACCTGTTACCCGCCTATTTCGGCGACGATCCCGCCCGTTCACAACTGCACGAATACGTGCAGAAGCCGCTGTTTTCCCGGGAAGGGGCCAATATTCGCATCGTGCGCCATGGCGAGGTGGTGGCCGAGGTAGACGGCCCCTACGGCGAGGAAGGCATGATCATTCAGGCCTGGCACCCGCTGCCGGTGTTTGGCGGCCGCCATGCGCTGGTAGGCAGCTGGCTGGTGGACGACGCCCCCGCCGGCATCGCCATGCGCGAAGACACCAGTCCCATCACTCAGGATCTGTCCCGCTACCTGCCCCATATTATTTTGGGTTAA
- a CDS encoding DUF1190 domain-containing protein, giving the protein MKRSRRQLLTSMTQRIGKPVGAALAGSVLLSACGQNEPEVQVYQSPDDCHNDNPELAEQCRAAYQQALAESADTAPKYDRQYDCEADFGGGNCVPYQYQGNNWFMPAMAGFMFGRLLDRDRYIHQPVYTSYNPYSPYYGHWTTAGGYRLGKASYGKRMPVSRDALKPKPKVTRTISRGGFGSTAQAKSSWSSSKRSGSRSRGWGG; this is encoded by the coding sequence ATGAAACGCTCCCGACGCCAGCTGTTGACCAGCATGACACAACGCATCGGCAAGCCGGTGGGCGCCGCCCTGGCCGGCTCGGTGCTGCTCAGTGCCTGCGGCCAGAACGAGCCCGAGGTGCAGGTATATCAGTCGCCGGACGACTGCCACAACGACAATCCGGAACTGGCCGAACAATGCCGGGCCGCCTATCAGCAGGCCCTGGCCGAATCTGCCGACACCGCCCCCAAATACGACCGTCAATACGACTGTGAAGCCGACTTCGGCGGCGGCAACTGCGTGCCCTACCAATATCAGGGCAACAACTGGTTTATGCCCGCCATGGCCGGATTTATGTTTGGCCGCCTGCTCGACCGGGATCGCTATATTCACCAGCCGGTTTATACCTCCTACAACCCCTACTCTCCCTACTACGGCCACTGGACCACGGCCGGCGGCTACCGGCTGGGCAAGGCCAGTTACGGCAAACGCATGCCGGTCAGCCGGGACGCGCTCAAACCCAAGCCCAAGGTCACCCGCACCATTTCCCGGGGCGGCTTTGGCTCCACCGCCCAGGCCAAGAGCAGCTGGAGCAGCAGCAAGCGCTCCGGCAGCCGTTCCCGGGGCTGGGGCGGCTGA
- a CDS encoding YjfK family protein: protein MFDWLKKKMQPAVPEREPAPEVLGLRLGGGIELDALRLSLLEDQVTFEGAASTQIIQAVGRVMLDESHQLLRFYTDDDGFVQVLLSGGTTDDCVSEVKLWYFYQTRPVDGDAAWNRLLEKELVQPEWDLDGQAFSKAWDNTRPVAMTETTWLHNGGRSDTDQFVMLYERPLNNDDAEMLMVAGEEKLNGPRPERSLVLATGIDLSPTDFRFVS, encoded by the coding sequence ATGTTCGACTGGCTGAAAAAGAAAATGCAGCCCGCCGTGCCCGAGCGCGAGCCGGCCCCGGAAGTGCTGGGGCTGCGCCTGGGCGGCGGCATCGAGCTGGACGCCCTGCGGCTGTCGCTGCTGGAAGATCAGGTGACCTTTGAGGGTGCCGCCAGCACCCAAATCATTCAGGCGGTGGGCCGGGTGATGCTGGATGAAAGCCACCAGCTGCTGCGCTTTTACACCGACGATGACGGCTTTGTACAGGTGCTGCTGAGCGGCGGCACCACCGACGACTGTGTGTCCGAGGTCAAGCTCTGGTACTTTTACCAGACCCGGCCGGTGGACGGCGACGCCGCCTGGAACCGCCTGCTGGAGAAAGAGCTGGTGCAGCCCGAGTGGGATCTGGATGGCCAGGCCTTCAGCAAGGCCTGGGACAATACGCGGCCGGTAGCCATGACCGAAACCACCTGGCTGCACAATGGTGGCCGCAGCGACACCGATCAGTTCGTGATGCTGTATGAGCGCCCCCTGAACAACGACGACGCCGAAATGCTGATGGTGGCCGGCGAGGAAAAGCTCAACGGCCCTCGCCCCGAACGCAGCCTGGTGCTGGCCACCGGCATCGATCTGAGCCCGACGGATTTTCGGTTTGTAAGCTGA
- a CDS encoding DUF350 domain-containing protein has protein sequence MDALLTSLSGLGPFVLYFGLSILMLLVFKWLYVLITPWDEWRLIRENQNLAAAIALVGAVIGFSLAIASAAANSVSLLDFVVWGVVALVAQLLAFALVRLIFLPRVSERICAGQVSAGAVVGGLSVAVGLINAACITY, from the coding sequence ATGGACGCCTTGCTGACTTCTCTTTCGGGCCTAGGCCCCTTTGTGCTGTATTTCGGCCTTTCCATACTCATGCTGCTGGTGTTCAAGTGGCTCTATGTGCTGATCACCCCCTGGGACGAATGGCGGCTGATTCGAGAAAATCAGAACCTGGCGGCGGCAATTGCCCTGGTGGGCGCCGTTATCGGATTTTCCCTGGCCATCGCCAGCGCCGCCGCCAACTCGGTGTCGCTGCTCGATTTTGTTGTCTGGGGCGTGGTGGCGCTGGTGGCCCAGCTGCTGGCCTTTGCCCTGGTCAGGCTGATCTTTCTGCCTCGCGTGTCCGAACGCATCTGCGCCGGCCAGGTCTCCGCCGGCGCCGTGGTCGGTGGCCTGTCGGTGGCCGTGGGCCTGATCAACGCCGCCTGCATCACCTACTGA
- a CDS encoding endonuclease/exonuclease/phosphatase family protein, producing the protein MLRPRVTPSRLLHQHQPLAGKEIGVLCWNTQKLTQDVRFHHSLAELTGLYPTSLLLLQEARLAPRGEAWLDGWSWAVAPNMQTRTQLFGVLTAGRCAFDDIVPLLSRSRELRFATHKSLMLTRHPLPEDGTLLVANMHAINFVHAGLFISEMELLRTELLRHQGPLIVAGDFNAWSRQRRLYLRQFCRAVGLRQAVMENPHHVKSYLRQPLDFIFYRDLQLRSATAINMPGVSDHNPIHANFLL; encoded by the coding sequence ATGCTGAGGCCCCGTGTTACCCCCAGCCGGTTGCTGCATCAACACCAGCCGCTGGCCGGCAAGGAGATAGGGGTGCTGTGCTGGAACACCCAGAAGCTGACCCAGGATGTGCGCTTTCATCACAGCCTGGCAGAGCTGACCGGGTTGTATCCTACCAGCCTGCTGTTGCTGCAGGAGGCCCGGCTGGCACCGAGGGGCGAAGCCTGGCTGGACGGCTGGTCCTGGGCGGTGGCCCCCAATATGCAGACCCGCACTCAGCTGTTTGGCGTGCTGACCGCCGGACGTTGCGCCTTTGATGACATAGTGCCGCTGCTGAGCCGCAGCCGGGAGCTGCGTTTTGCCACCCATAAAAGTCTGATGCTGACCCGCCATCCGCTGCCTGAGGACGGCACCCTGCTGGTGGCCAATATGCACGCCATCAACTTTGTGCACGCCGGCCTGTTTATCAGCGAAATGGAGTTGCTGCGAACCGAACTGCTGCGCCACCAGGGTCCGCTGATCGTGGCCGGCGACTTCAACGCCTGGAGCCGGCAGCGGCGGCTGTATCTGCGTCAATTCTGCCGGGCCGTGGGCCTGCGCCAGGCGGTGATGGAAAACCCCCACCATGTGAAGAGCTATCTGCGCCAGCCCCTGGACTTTATCTTCTATCGGGATCTGCAGCTGCGCTCGGCCACCGCCATCAATATGCCCGGCGTGTCGGACCATAATCCCATTCATGCGAATTTTCTGCTGTGA
- a CDS encoding DUF2170 family protein codes for MSWNLEQLHDLLAKHQGWRCSLEHDSLLVTNEEGLDAFLAVSGEQIIAETLLFPASAVSHAAALNDTILRTHQLFPLTTVGISHINGDDYYIAFGALSSGSKEESVLIEVETLFRNTEAFLELYQDHLQGVSA; via the coding sequence ATGTCCTGGAACCTGGAACAACTGCACGACTTGCTGGCCAAACACCAAGGCTGGCGCTGTTCACTTGAGCACGACTCCCTGCTGGTAACCAATGAAGAAGGGCTGGACGCCTTTCTGGCGGTATCCGGCGAGCAAATCATCGCCGAAACCCTGCTGTTTCCCGCCAGCGCCGTCAGCCATGCCGCCGCCCTCAACGACACCATATTACGCACCCATCAGTTGTTTCCCCTGACCACGGTGGGCATCAGTCATATCAACGGCGACGACTACTACATTGCCTTTGGTGCCCTGTCGTCGGGATCAAAGGAAGAGAGCGTGCTCATCGAGGTGGAAACTTTGTTCCGCAACACCGAAGCCTTTCTCGAGCTCTATCAGGATCATCTGCAAGGAGTCAGCGCATGA
- a CDS encoding porin, with protein MRAILSLLLFTAPAMALTWSTDDRQQMLAFHGKIQQDFGALGYQQGYQAESFGGDTHASLGLSGAGRLNEQVILIGELSWDLLSDSRYGDQIYSDEAWLGVRIRNELELTVGRSDSPFNQLRDLTDVFNLFGGHGYMATSTLDDQIKLTWASDGWDVRAGYAANDADRQDGNSGVKSQYGASAGYQANNGLGIVLAAENQHQGAPNGDIRDLALGLSYRTPGGFYAALTRGRADYQDVCWVGPGCIDRFRFEYWEGVLSYSYKQLALGLGYNRLSLKQPARARWEDKVILATEYYLMPRAKVYAEYLVNRADSEDDLYGVGLQYYF; from the coding sequence ATGCGCGCGATTCTTTCCCTTCTTCTTTTCACCGCGCCGGCCATGGCGCTGACCTGGAGCACCGACGATCGACAACAGATGTTGGCGTTTCACGGCAAAATTCAGCAGGATTTCGGTGCCCTGGGCTATCAGCAGGGCTACCAGGCCGAATCCTTTGGCGGCGATACTCATGCTTCGCTGGGGCTGTCCGGTGCCGGCCGGCTGAACGAGCAGGTGATCCTGATTGGTGAACTGAGCTGGGATCTGCTCAGCGACTCCCGTTACGGCGACCAAATTTACTCGGATGAAGCCTGGCTGGGTGTGCGTATCAGGAACGAGCTGGAGCTGACCGTCGGGCGCAGCGACAGTCCCTTTAACCAGTTGCGGGATCTGACCGACGTGTTCAATCTGTTTGGCGGTCACGGCTATATGGCGACGTCCACCCTGGACGATCAGATCAAGCTGACCTGGGCCAGTGACGGCTGGGATGTGCGCGCCGGCTATGCCGCTAACGACGCCGACAGGCAGGATGGTAACAGCGGGGTCAAATCCCAGTATGGTGCCTCGGCCGGCTATCAGGCGAACAACGGCCTGGGCATTGTGCTGGCGGCGGAAAACCAGCACCAGGGGGCGCCCAACGGCGATATTCGCGACCTGGCACTGGGCCTGAGTTACCGGACGCCGGGCGGCTTTTATGCGGCACTGACCCGGGGCCGGGCCGATTATCAGGACGTGTGCTGGGTTGGGCCGGGCTGCATCGACCGTTTTCGCTTTGAGTACTGGGAAGGGGTGCTGTCCTACAGCTATAAGCAGCTGGCCCTGGGCCTGGGCTATAACCGGCTGAGCCTGAAGCAGCCCGCTCGCGCGCGTTGGGAAGACAAGGTGATCCTCGCCACCGAATATTATCTGATGCCCAGGGCCAAGGTGTATGCCGAATATCTGGTGAACCGCGCCGACAGTGAAGACGATCTCTACGGCGTGGGGCTGCAGTATTACTTCTAA
- a CDS encoding PspA/IM30 family protein → MSVWKKLVTAIKGSANEAAEAVADSQALRILEQEIREAKQELRRSDEALTGIMAKRKLAQQKVDAIGASIAEYEGHARAAMAKENRDLALECAQRVSELKNEQDAETAYLEQFTASEQTLKDNIGTAKNRLRQLEQQLDVVRATDSVQKAQAAVSSRHTGANSRMKTAVESLDRIKQKQTQRQAELDVAAERAASESGDALEQKLKSAGITGSQSAGAEDELARILGK, encoded by the coding sequence ATGAGCGTATGGAAAAAACTGGTCACCGCCATCAAGGGCAGTGCCAACGAAGCCGCCGAAGCCGTGGCCGACAGCCAGGCCCTGCGCATTCTGGAGCAGGAAATTCGTGAAGCCAAACAGGAGCTGCGCCGCTCCGACGAGGCCCTGACCGGCATCATGGCCAAGCGCAAGCTGGCCCAGCAAAAGGTGGACGCCATCGGCGCCAGCATTGCCGAATATGAGGGCCACGCCCGGGCCGCCATGGCCAAGGAAAACCGCGACCTGGCGCTGGAATGTGCCCAGCGGGTAAGCGAGCTGAAAAACGAGCAGGACGCCGAAACCGCCTATCTGGAACAGTTCACCGCCTCCGAGCAAACCCTGAAAGACAATATCGGCACCGCCAAGAATCGCCTGCGCCAGCTGGAACAACAGCTGGATGTGGTCAGGGCCACCGACAGCGTGCAAAAGGCCCAGGCGGCGGTGTCGTCCCGCCACACCGGCGCCAACTCGCGCATGAAAACCGCGGTGGAGTCCCTGGATCGCATCAAGCAGAAGCAGACCCAACGTCAGGCCGAGCTGGACGTGGCCGCCGAGCGCGCCGCCAGCGAAAGTGGCGACGCCCTGGAACAAAAGTTGAAGAGCGCCGGCATCACCGGCAGCCAGTCGGCCGGGGCCGAAGACGAGCTGGCCCGCATTCTTGGCAAATAA
- a CDS encoding GNAT family N-acetyltransferase, which yields MHIELVSFDHEHQPAIRAVRNAVFIQEQHISPELEFDGLDEDALHVLIKVDGEWAATGRMLDDGHIGRIAVRKEFRAKGLGARVVQALVDEAARRGQERVYLGAQKYATGFYRKLGFTPYGDEFLDAGIVHVHMEKALQ from the coding sequence ATGCACATTGAACTCGTCTCTTTTGATCACGAGCACCAGCCAGCCATTCGCGCCGTGCGCAACGCCGTGTTTATTCAGGAGCAACACATCAGTCCGGAGCTGGAGTTCGACGGCCTGGATGAAGACGCCCTTCATGTGCTGATCAAGGTTGATGGCGAATGGGCGGCCACCGGCCGCATGCTGGACGACGGCCATATCGGTCGCATCGCCGTGCGCAAGGAATTCCGCGCCAAGGGACTGGGCGCCAGGGTGGTACAGGCACTGGTGGACGAAGCCGCTCGCCGGGGCCAGGAGCGGGTATATCTGGGGGCGCAGAAATACGCCACCGGCTTCTACCGAAAGCTGGGCTTCACTCCTTACGGAGACGAATTTCTTGATGCCGGCATCGTGCATGTGCACATGGAAAAAGCACTGCAGTAA
- a CDS encoding BCCT family transporter, with the protein MKVSNLSFTEQRLVAGLSGGFLLLFVILAFFDLQRMTQWINQGFAWTLDVFGPLWQVWMLANLVIALVLGLTRYGDIRLGGAVAPDSSTFRWLAVIMCTLLAGGGVFWSAAEPMYHFVTTPPLFADADSGVSAVSAALAQSFMHWGFLAWAALGTLSAIVVVYAHYHKGLAMRPRTLLYPLLGDKVESHWLGTLADVVSIIAVAAGTIGPIGFLATQLGFSFEALLGWDNSYGLQLAILGGLVLIYTLSASTGIDKGIQWLSSANVVLAVVLLAIILLAGPGNFIIDAFLNGMGVYLQDFMPMALNRQDDAWLGWWTLFFWGWFIGYGPMMALFIARISRGRSLRELVMAVAIMAPLVTNFWFASIGGAGIFYEQAAAGVVSGPLQESGLPAALLAVTQQLPLAELMVPAFLVLTVIFVATTGDSMAYSIAMAISGDHTPRTSQRIFWALTMGLVAAVLLRMGEGGINALQSFIVITAAPVSLLLLPVLWTGPRMAHAMAYEQGIVTEAPRGKTVSESAT; encoded by the coding sequence ATGAAAGTTTCCAACCTCAGCTTTACCGAGCAGAGGCTGGTGGCCGGCCTAAGCGGCGGCTTCCTGCTTCTTTTCGTGATCCTCGCCTTTTTTGACCTGCAACGAATGACCCAATGGATTAACCAGGGCTTTGCCTGGACCCTTGATGTATTTGGTCCTCTGTGGCAGGTGTGGATGCTGGCCAACCTGGTCATTGCCCTGGTGCTGGGCCTGACCCGCTACGGTGACATTCGCCTGGGCGGCGCCGTGGCCCCCGACAGCTCCACCTTTCGCTGGCTGGCGGTGATCATGTGCACCCTGCTGGCCGGTGGCGGCGTATTCTGGTCCGCCGCCGAGCCCATGTATCACTTTGTGACCACGCCGCCGCTGTTTGCCGACGCCGACAGCGGCGTGTCGGCGGTGTCGGCCGCCCTGGCCCAGAGCTTTATGCACTGGGGTTTTCTGGCCTGGGCTGCCCTCGGCACCCTGTCGGCCATCGTGGTGGTGTACGCCCACTATCACAAGGGGCTGGCCATGCGCCCACGCACCCTGCTCTATCCACTGCTGGGGGACAAGGTGGAAAGCCACTGGCTGGGCACCCTGGCCGACGTGGTCTCCATTATCGCCGTGGCCGCCGGCACCATTGGCCCCATCGGTTTTCTCGCCACCCAGCTGGGTTTCAGCTTTGAGGCGCTGCTGGGCTGGGACAACAGCTACGGCCTGCAACTGGCGATTCTGGGCGGCCTGGTGCTTATCTACACCCTGTCGGCCTCTACCGGCATAGACAAGGGCATTCAGTGGCTGTCGAGTGCCAACGTGGTGCTGGCGGTGGTGTTGCTGGCCATTATTCTGCTGGCGGGCCCGGGCAACTTCATCATTGACGCCTTCCTCAACGGCATGGGCGTGTATCTGCAGGACTTTATGCCCATGGCCCTGAACCGGCAGGACGACGCTTGGCTGGGCTGGTGGACCCTGTTCTTCTGGGGCTGGTTTATCGGTTACGGCCCCATGATGGCGCTGTTTATCGCCCGTATCTCCCGAGGCCGCTCCCTGCGCGAGCTGGTGATGGCGGTGGCCATCATGGCGCCCCTGGTCACCAACTTCTGGTTTGCCAGCATCGGCGGCGCCGGCATCTTCTACGAGCAGGCCGCCGCCGGCGTGGTGTCGGGCCCGCTGCAGGAAAGCGGCCTGCCCGCGGCCCTGCTGGCGGTAACCCAGCAACTGCCCCTGGCCGAGCTGATGGTGCCCGCGTTTCTGGTGCTCACGGTGATCTTCGTGGCCACCACGGGTGACTCCATGGCCTATTCCATCGCCATGGCGATCAGCGGCGACCACACCCCGCGCACCAGCCAGCGCATTTTCTGGGCCCTGACCATGGGGCTGGTAGCGGCGGTGCTGCTGCGCATGGGCGAAGGCGGCATCAATGCGCTGCAGTCCTTTATCGTGATCACCGCGGCCCCGGTGTCGCTGCTGCTGCTGCCGGTGCTCTGGACCGGTCCGCGCATGGCCCACGCCATGGCCTATGAGCAGGGCATCGTCACCGAGGCGCCCCGAGGCAAGACGGTGAGCGAGAGCGCCACCTGA